The Linepithema humile isolate Giens D197 chromosome 7, Lhum_UNIL_v1.0, whole genome shotgun sequence genome has a window encoding:
- the LOC105673615 gene encoding uncharacterized protein: protein MASERELLNVAERCRLCLLDNGFMISLHDELVETKLKDLTKCTCIDIKQEKHLPHSVCHICLYKLNMWTEFKEQFIQSNRTLFKQLEITDMFDDTIKDSAQNEEGSTKIVKRKRLYQSSEDSNFDIDKKKSKLDPPAPVDSAASQFILDTIYITDNDDVEPASSKDSSQKVLDILDNSKEKDAENGSEEHTEDKSSLEPRRARLLPAKRGRNIKRRKASTKRWVERKKALFAATGENVSDSDSIVSDDEKLTPAQKARAKTNEDKEAERQKRIAKVLKDLEMNTADSDTCITRLRNLKDLEMNTADSDTCITRLRNAIDNGIEIDTSLSMESSMEQISSVGNNITANGARKIESQADETFVPQSSKTELMIGDTKFIVTSQLIPGDSSYFNEETLNDLMRTPKGANIDGSNQEKNTDIIDAVQLRRVNPVVFNANSKFVKRCLDIRIEGHEWLVLKRVQTGLSDFIQKEVKYNLLGVNGDAVKNDKINANSCQDLDQKLKDLIQKTIQKNVELSTVRDTDSAWDEEPVISPKKIVSSPEYQPKVVMKRLNVTKESEVYNINNSHTLTPTSRKRQSVLPIKYNDYSTALDSDSMESDDMVVQEIPKTTNPRTYRNLAKRLPGVNSQIANVRIMDNVETIKTVDSSATSLPLLTGQESLNEQKIDYEDANKIEGVIAENHICGVCGLTFNSRKDVEAHVRAHKAAARASSATQVVSQSESTPTPPQPNKQKKMRCKRCHEIVEACYVKAHAFMCKMKTGIYKCYVCNSSFTTQALLVQHLETHDQSEFDVTKTIDNKKLSNADTLQQTQSVASQQKKMQNILMKKSDILSDKITSVKSDGSKTEEKSKETYNCFLCDKIFTDEEVLKDHLQKHCDDLSEGEENSSKEQYQCAICGDTLESDQALEEHVSKHLFNDEDNTNLINVNQDNEDTAKSNKHKIYHCDQCSITFNSETSLKTHAKTHIQEVTTEKYQQDSTVIYQYQCTLCEELFDAEEEMAEHLELHNGDAQVCQLCDKPFRTLEELQEHVATH from the exons ATGGCGAGTGAACGCGAGTTACTGAACGTGGCCGAGCGCTGTCGACTTTGCCTGCTTGACAACGGCTTCATGATCAGCTTGCACGATGAGCTTGTAGAGACTAAACTCAAGGACTTGACCAAGTGCACTTGCATCGAC ATTAAGCAGGAAAAACATCTACCCCATTCCGTATGCCATATATGCTTGTACAAGTTGAATATGTGGACGGAATTCAAGGAGCAATTCATTCAGTCCAACAGAACTCTCTTCAAACAGTTGGAAATAACAGACATGTTTGATGATACT ATTAAAGATTCTGCACAAAACGAAGAAGGTTcgacaaaaattgtaaaaagaaaacgttTATATCAAAGCAGTGAGGATAGCAATTTCGATATTGATAAG aaaaaatctaaattggATCCACCGGCGCCTGTTGATTCTGCCGCAAGTCAATTTATATTagacacaatatatataacagaCAACGATGATGTTGAACCAGCATCATCTAAAGATTCCTCTCAGAAAGTACTCGATATTCTTGACAATAGCAAGGAAAAAGATGCGGAAAATGGCAGCGAGGAACATACTGAAGACAAATCGTCTTTAGAACCGAGAAGAGCTAGATTATTACCTGCTAAACGCGGTAGAAATATCAAACGAAGGAAAGCGTCAACAAAACGTTGGGTAGAAAGAAAGAAGGCGCTTTTTGCCGCGACAGGAGAGAATGTATCCGATAGCGATTCCATAGTTTCCGATGATGAGAAATTGACTCCTGCGCAGAAGGCTCGTGCGAAAACTAATGAGGATAAGGAAGCTGAAAGGCAAAAGAGGATCGCAAAAGTACTGAAGGATCTGGAAATGAATACTGCAGATTCCGATACATGCATAACGAGATTGAGGAATCTGAAGGATCTGGAAATGAATACTGCAGATTCCGATACATGCATAACGAGATTGAGGAATGCAATTGACAACGGTATTGAGATAGATACGTCCTTATCTATGGAAAGTTCAATGGAACAAATTTCTTCAGTGGGAAATAATATTACGGCGAACGGTGCGAGGAAAATCGAATCGCAGGCCGATGAAACATTCGTACCACAGTCATCAAAGACTGAGCTGATGATTGGTGACACAAAGTTTATTGTAACGTCACAATTGATCCCTGGAGACTCATCGTACTTTAACGAGGAGACGTTGAATGATTTAATGAGAACTCCTAAGGGCGCTAACATTGATGGAAGCAACCAGGAGAAGAATACCGACATCATCGATGCGGTACAATTGCGCAGAGTGAATCCGGTGGTCTTCAATGCCAATAGCAAATTTGTCAAAAGATGTCTAGACATACGAATAGAGGGACACGAATGGTTGGTTCTGAAACGCGTGCAGACGGGCTTGTCCGATTTTATTCAAAAGGAAGTAAAGTATAATCTGTTGGGCGTAAACGGTGACGCTGTGAAAAACGATAAAATCAATGCAAACTCTTGTCAGGATCTCGATCAAAAACTGAAAGATCTAATACAAAAAACTATACAGAAAAATGTCGAACTTTCTACAGTCAGAGATACAGATAGCGCGTGGGATGAGGAACCAGTGATATCGCCAAAGAAGATCGTAAGCTCGCCCGAGTATCAGCCGAAGGTTGTGATGAAACGTTTGAACGTAACGAAGGAGAGCGAAGTCTACAACATTAATAACTCACACACGTTAACGCCGACTTCTCGTAAACGTCAGAGTGTACTTCCGATTAAATACAATGACTATAGCACCGCGTTGGATTCCGATTCCATGGAATCGGACGACATGGTCGTTCAAGAAATACCCAAAACGACCAATCCAAGAACGTACCGGAATCTAGCTAAACGTTTACCAGGTGTGAACAGTCAGATCGCTAATGTGAGAATTATGGACAATGTGGAGACCATCAAAACTGTGGACAGTAGCGCTACGTCGTTGCCTCTCCTTACTGGACAAGAATCGTTGAACGAACAGAAAATTGATTATGAAGATGCTAACAAGATTGAAGGTGTCATAGCTGAGAATCATATATGCGGGGTGTGCGGACTTACGTTTAACAGCCGCAAGGATGTCGAGGCGCACGTACGAGCTCACAAAGCAGCGGCGAGAGCTTCCTCAGCTACACAGGTTGTGTCACAAAGCGAAAGCACGCCCACGCCGCCACAACCAAACAAACAGAAGAAGATGCGTTGCAAGAGATGTCACGAGATAGTCGAGGCTTGTTACGTAAAGGCACACGCTTTCATGTGCAAAATGAAGACGGGGATTTACAAGTGTTACGTGTGCAACTCCAGTTTTACCACACAGGCGCTTCTCGTGCAGCACTTAGAAACTCACGATCAGTCGGAGTTCGATGTGACGAAGACAATCGACAACAAGAAGCTGAGTAATGCCGACACATTGCAACAAACACAATCGGTTGCATCGCAGCAGAAGAAAATGCAGAATATCTTGATGAAGAAGAGTGATATTCTGTCTGACAAGATTACAAGCGTGAAGTCCGACGGTTCAAAAACTGAGGAAAAGTCTAAAGAAACATATAACTGTTTCctatgtgataaaattttcacggACGAGGAGGTGCTGAAGGATCATCTCCAGAAGCATTGCGACGACCTGAGTGAAGGGGAGGAAAACAGTAGCAAGGAGCAATATCAGTGCGCTATCTGCGGCGATACTTTGGAGTCGGATCAAGCATTGGAGGAGCACGTCAGCAAGCACTTATTCAATGATGAAGATAACACTAACTTGATCAACGTAAACCAGGACAATGAGGATACCGCTAAATCGAACAAACACAAAATCTATCATTGTGATCAGTGTTCGATAACATTCAACTCGGAAACATCGCTTAAAACGCACGCCAAGACGCACATACAGGAAGTTACGACTGAGAAATACCAACAAGATTCGACAGTGATTTATCAATACCAATGTACACTCTGCGAGGAACTGTTTGATGCAGAGGAAGAAATGGCGGAACACTTAGAGTTGCACAACGGAGACGCGCAAGTGTGTCAGCTGTGCGACAAACCGTTCCGCACGCTAGAAGAACTGCAGGAACATGTGGCAACTCACTAA
- the Zip88E gene encoding zinc transporter ZIP1 produces the protein MFANAVQAKLVSMLLIGVGSFVVGVAPACFVSRAQHLQRKLLLSCALCFGAGVLLATATLHVLPEVREGLPDYAELVFSCGFLALYLIEECVHYFCRGGHHECETDPRNSRHTHERSCSNCRNQSHGVSYNAAAQDSKVYMSEGDVRLPLSYRQNPGNNANNAWTFGSYGATRYTVRDGCSSEETTFLCHGNHGEQCADANTGLVGLALALTVHAILEGLAIGLQTEIAEVLLLTGAVASHKFVVAFCLGLELAGANKSIPRLVFAIFMFAIGSVIGIGIGMLTFQVDTNWSEMVLPILQGLAGGTLLYVTVSEVLPRERSKWHKSLRRYAGILQFLSVTSGFIVIFLLNNYVGE, from the exons ATGTTCGCCAACGCGGTACAAGCGAAATTGGTGTCGATGTTGTTGATCGGCGTTGGGAGTTTCGTCGTCGGTGTCGCACCCGCTTGCTTCGTCTCACGTGCTCAACATCTGCAACGAAAGCTCCTGCTTTCCTGCGCTTTGTGCTTTGGCGCCGGGGTCTTACTGGCCACCGCGACGCTACATGTTCTGCCAGAAGTGCGCGAGGGATTGCCAGATTATGCCGAGCTAGTGTTCTCCTGCGGCTTCCTTGCACTCTACTTGATCGAGGAGTGTGTGCACTATTTCTGCCGAGGCGGTCATCACGAATGCGAGACAGATCCTCGTAATTCCAGGCACACGCATGAGCGAAG CTGTTCCAATTGTCGGAACCAATCCCATGGTGTCAGTTACAACGCGGCCGCACAAGACAGCAAGGTTTACATGTCGGAGGGCGATGTGAGATTACCGCTCAGCTATCGACAGAATCCCGGCAATAACGCCAATAACGCTTGGACATTTGGCAGCTACGGTGCTACACGATATACTGTACGTGACGGTTGCTCGAGCGAGGAAACTACATTTTTATGTCATGGAAATCATGGAGAGCAATGTGCTGATGCCAATACCGGTCTCGTCGGTCTCGCCCTGGCTCTCACCGTGCACGCTATCCTCGAAGGACTTGCGATAGGGCTGCAAACAGAGATCGCCGAA GTGTTGCTATTGACTGGAGCGGTAGCGTCACACAAATTTGTTGTCGCGTTTTGTTTGGGTTTGGAATTAGCGGGTGCTAATAAATCTATTCCCAGATtagtatttgcaatttttatgtttgcaaTCGGATCTGTAATCGGAATTGGCATCGGGATGCTGACGTTTCAG GTGGACACAAATTGGTCAGAGATGGTATTGCCAATTCTGCAAGGTCTAGCAGGTGGAACTTTGCTATATGTTACCGTGAGCGAGGTTCTTCCAAGGGAAAGATCGAAATGGCACAAAAGTTTGCGCAGATACGCGggtattttacaatttttatcagtAACTAGTGgatttatcgttatttttcttcttaataatTACGTGGGTGAGTGA